One Clostridium estertheticum DNA segment encodes these proteins:
- a CDS encoding YceG family protein, with the protein MINTRKQISISILESQNLFQDIFVPVNKREGFIKSKSPNIPIYFYRYVGISENSELYYENLHKLNDKLTSLGSLYLNFTSGIPVKILSISINQIPWDGLLSSNSQQRNTLISILKTKGLFPDFKNNYFDEYIQNSFDETMALYLENEPNSTETVMKNFAIKLLGWMVDFAPKLFHNSDYNSRSQEDIVNPKVLFYGEIKKHEIYFLIFLSKLSCDVIYINSLSDMEFSKIDKRNIYSKFIRLPKTKPLIDLDLKTSINFKKPMAVAPKTTIVDATSNLRETDIKMDHPALKNGIPPSDIGFKGSINTLLKSSMNIFNDLVLPVNKRIGFIGGSVPFIPVYFYRYIGINQNADEYYNDLFRLDKNLSMFDGLYLKFIDSIPMHPNTKLITSCLNIWQHVDPFDGSLTTKIAALLMEHKVFPTNNNTLNSSMANSFSYILDLYCKEEKNLNLSKVKNFSLKLLSWVHEFVPTLVKNFHFQNTSTEEISNPKIIYYGDIKKHEILFLIFLSKLGCDVLYINSCCDRVLELTEYSDIFSMCFELPYKSDLKEFPKEEVLTRQETIASSASRELSNSLYTDGDGFYRPWQFEEYKTQPATLKTTFHEFKLLWNEPSSLRTGFRVENNTVYIPNLFAKISGVPSDLTLYWKDFFHLKSADNALFISSIPFTNITYSKTDLYSLAFVLNKSGFVDSEKLINHSCYKFSYLKTSLQHIIIEKINYLMKTDMLKKAIDKDFKLKILMTILNTDKTILQLIQQYDYPSKIPKLLIYDNNESVFSDEDSIMLCFLNLFGLDISILTPTAYNNIEGKISEKFYDTHRLEEVNFNLPLPDFNDEKKYTKEKGKSFLSNIFKFK; encoded by the coding sequence TTGATTAATACTAGAAAACAAATAAGTATATCTATCTTAGAATCACAAAATTTATTTCAAGATATATTTGTTCCTGTAAATAAGAGGGAGGGATTTATTAAATCCAAATCCCCTAATATACCTATTTATTTTTATAGATATGTTGGTATTAGTGAAAATAGTGAACTCTATTATGAGAATTTACATAAACTAAATGATAAGCTAACTTCACTTGGAAGCTTATATTTAAACTTTACTTCTGGAATACCAGTGAAAATTTTATCTATATCTATAAACCAAATACCCTGGGATGGACTTTTAAGTTCTAATTCACAGCAAAGAAATACATTGATTAGTATTCTTAAAACTAAAGGTCTATTCCCAGATTTTAAGAACAACTATTTCGATGAATACATCCAAAATAGTTTCGATGAAACCATGGCTTTATATTTAGAAAATGAACCTAATAGTACAGAAACTGTAATGAAGAATTTTGCTATTAAATTATTAGGATGGATGGTGGACTTTGCTCCAAAACTATTCCATAACTCTGATTATAATTCTAGGTCACAGGAAGATATTGTAAATCCTAAAGTGCTTTTTTATGGCGAAATAAAAAAGCATGAAATTTATTTTTTAATCTTCTTATCTAAGCTAAGTTGTGACGTGATATACATTAATTCACTATCAGATATGGAGTTTTCAAAGATTGACAAACGAAATATATATTCAAAATTCATAAGGCTACCTAAAACTAAGCCTTTAATTGATCTTGACTTAAAAACAAGCATTAACTTTAAGAAACCTATGGCGGTAGCTCCTAAAACAACTATTGTGGATGCTACTAGCAACCTTCGCGAAACTGATATTAAAATGGACCACCCTGCTTTAAAGAATGGAATTCCTCCTTCAGATATAGGCTTTAAAGGTTCTATTAACACTTTGCTTAAAAGCAGTATGAATATATTTAATGATTTAGTTTTGCCTGTCAATAAAAGAATTGGATTTATAGGTGGCTCTGTCCCTTTTATACCAGTATATTTTTATAGATATATAGGGATAAATCAAAATGCAGACGAGTATTATAATGACTTATTTAGGTTAGACAAAAACCTCAGTATGTTCGACGGGCTGTATTTAAAATTTATAGACTCTATACCTATGCACCCTAATACTAAATTAATAACCAGTTGTCTAAATATATGGCAGCATGTGGATCCTTTTGACGGTTCACTAACTACTAAAATTGCTGCACTGCTTATGGAACATAAAGTTTTCCCAACTAATAATAATACCTTAAATTCTTCTATGGCAAATAGTTTTAGCTATATATTAGATTTATACTGCAAGGAAGAGAAGAATTTAAACTTATCTAAAGTTAAAAATTTTTCCCTGAAATTACTTTCTTGGGTTCATGAATTTGTTCCAACTCTTGTGAAAAATTTTCACTTTCAAAATACATCCACTGAGGAAATCTCAAACCCTAAGATTATATATTATGGTGATATTAAAAAGCATGAGATTTTATTTTTAATTTTTTTATCTAAATTAGGCTGTGATGTATTATATATAAATTCCTGCTGTGATAGAGTTTTAGAGCTTACAGAATATAGTGATATATTTTCAATGTGCTTTGAACTCCCATACAAATCAGATTTAAAGGAATTTCCAAAAGAAGAAGTGCTTACACGCCAGGAAACAATTGCTTCATCCGCCTCCAGAGAATTATCAAACTCACTTTATACTGATGGAGATGGTTTTTATAGACCTTGGCAATTTGAGGAATATAAAACACAGCCAGCAACCCTTAAAACTACATTTCATGAGTTTAAACTTTTATGGAATGAACCCTCTAGTCTTCGCACAGGATTTAGAGTAGAAAATAACACTGTATATATACCGAATTTATTCGCAAAAATAAGTGGTGTACCCAGTGATTTAACATTATATTGGAAGGATTTTTTTCATTTAAAATCCGCAGATAATGCATTATTTATATCTTCGATTCCCTTTACTAATATCACTTACTCTAAAACCGATTTATACTCCTTAGCCTTTGTACTTAATAAAAGTGGGTTTGTTGATAGTGAAAAACTAATAAATCATAGCTGCTATAAATTTTCTTATTTGAAAACTTCTCTCCAACATATTATAATAGAAAAAATAAATTATTTGATGAAAACAGATATGCTTAAAAAGGCTATAGATAAGGACTTCAAATTAAAGATTCTAATGACTATATTAAATACTGATAAAACCATACTACAACTAATTCAGCAGTATGATTATCCTTCCAAAATACCTAAACTTCTTATTTATGATAATAATGAAAGTGTTTTTAGTGATGAGGATTCCATTATGCTATGCTTCTTAAACCTATTTGGACTTGATATTAGTATATTGACTCCTACTGCTTATAATAACATAGAAGGAAAAATCTCGGAAAAATTCTATGATACTCATAGATTAGAAGAAGTAAATTTCAATTTACCCTTACCTGATTTTAATGATGAAAAAAAATACACCAAAGAAAAAGGCAAAAGTTTCTTATCTAATATATTTAAATTTAAATAA
- a CDS encoding glutaminyl-peptide cyclotransferase gives MVHFNNIPVYSYDIINTYPHDVSAFTEGLVYESDYLYESTGKYNESTLRKVDLQTGEILKLHKLDENYFGEGITLYHNKIFQLTWQSKVGFIYDKESFALINKFYYNTEGWGITHNDEHLIMSDGTDEIFFLNPQNLKKVYSIKVHDEFKPITRLNELEFIKGEIYANVWRSDKIARICPHSGKITGWIDLKGLLSHKEYKNAGTLNGITYDSEKNRFFVTGKMWPKIFEIKLI, from the coding sequence ATGGTGCATTTCAATAATATCCCAGTATATTCTTACGATATTATAAACACTTATCCACATGATGTTAGTGCTTTTACTGAAGGGCTGGTGTATGAATCTGATTATCTTTATGAAAGCACTGGAAAATATAATGAGTCCACTCTGCGCAAAGTAGATTTACAAACAGGTGAGATTTTGAAATTACACAAATTAGATGAAAATTATTTTGGTGAGGGGATTACACTTTACCATAATAAAATTTTTCAGTTAACATGGCAATCTAAGGTAGGCTTTATTTACGATAAAGAAAGTTTTGCCCTAATCAACAAGTTTTACTATAATACAGAAGGTTGGGGAATTACTCACAATGATGAGCATTTAATTATGAGCGATGGTACAGATGAAATATTTTTCTTGAATCCCCAAAACTTAAAGAAGGTGTATAGCATTAAGGTTCACGATGAATTTAAGCCTATTACAAGGCTTAATGAACTGGAGTTTATTAAGGGGGAAATTTATGCTAATGTATGGAGAAGTGATAAAATTGCTAGAATTTGTCCTCATAGTGGCAAAATAACCGGGTGGATAGATCTTAAAGGTTTGTTAAGTCATAAGGAATATAAAAATGCAGGCACACTTAATGGAATAACCTATGATAGTGAAAAAAATCGATTTTTTGTAACTGGAAAGATGTGGCCTAAAATATTTGAAATAAAGTTAATTTAG
- the asnA gene encoding aspartate--ammonia ligase, with translation MITYKKELAIPVGYKPLLGLKDTEIAIKQVKDYFENRIAKELTLTRVSAPLFVKSDTGINDNLNGIERVVSFDMKALAGTNIEIVNSLAKWKRMALYRYGFEVGEGLYTDMNAIRRDEDLDNLHSIYVDQWDWEKVILKKDRTLDKLKEIVTSLYSVFKDTEDHVHTLYPKIEKSLPEEIFFVTTQELEDLYPSFTPKEREDAICKERLAVFIMQIGGALKSGEKHDGRAPDYDDWSLNGDIVFWNPVLEKAFELSSMGIRVDEIALKDQLKVAGCEERSSFEFHKLLLEGKLPYTIGGGIGQSRICMYFLSKAHIGEVQASIWTDEMISDCMEANIVLL, from the coding sequence ATGATAACTTACAAAAAAGAACTTGCAATTCCAGTTGGATACAAACCACTTCTTGGACTCAAAGATACGGAAATTGCTATTAAACAAGTAAAGGATTATTTTGAAAATAGAATAGCGAAAGAGTTAACTCTTACAAGAGTCTCAGCTCCTCTTTTCGTAAAATCTGATACTGGAATAAATGATAACCTAAACGGTATTGAACGTGTAGTTTCCTTTGATATGAAAGCTTTAGCTGGTACAAATATTGAAATTGTAAATTCACTAGCTAAGTGGAAACGTATGGCACTATATAGATATGGCTTTGAAGTAGGAGAAGGTCTATATACGGATATGAATGCTATAAGACGTGATGAAGATTTAGATAACCTTCACTCAATATATGTGGATCAATGGGATTGGGAAAAGGTTATTCTTAAAAAAGATAGAACATTAGATAAATTAAAAGAAATTGTAACTAGTCTTTATAGTGTTTTTAAAGATACTGAAGATCATGTCCACACATTATATCCTAAAATAGAAAAATCTTTACCTGAGGAGATTTTCTTTGTAACCACTCAAGAACTTGAGGATTTGTACCCTTCTTTTACTCCAAAAGAAAGAGAAGATGCTATCTGTAAAGAAAGACTTGCAGTATTTATAATGCAAATTGGTGGTGCATTAAAATCTGGTGAAAAGCACGATGGTAGAGCTCCGGACTATGATGATTGGTCACTTAATGGAGATATAGTATTTTGGAATCCAGTACTTGAAAAAGCCTTTGAACTTTCCTCAATGGGAATAAGAGTTGATGAAATAGCACTAAAAGATCAGCTTAAAGTAGCCGGTTGTGAAGAGAGAAGTTCCTTTGAATTCCATAAACTACTACTAGAAGGTAAGCTCCCATATACTATAGGCGGTGGAATAGGTCAATCTAGAATATGTATGTATTTTCTTAGTAAGGCTCACATTGGCGAAGTTCAAGCTTCAATATGGACAGATGAAATGATAAGTGATTGTATGGAAGCAAATATTGTTTTACTTTAA
- a CDS encoding VanZ family protein — MKKKYINWLLVIGWMIIIFLFSSQPGEVSSENNKFVIYVFKLVGLDLNSILGTLSDFIVRKAAHFTEYFILYILLYRAINTKKNGDFKVFTLSLLMVFLYACSDEFHQAFVPGRGPAFRDVLVDTCGGLTAFLTIYICVTLKKRPAPKIKS; from the coding sequence ATGAAGAAAAAATATATAAATTGGCTTTTGGTTATAGGGTGGATGATAATAATATTTCTATTTTCGAGTCAACCTGGGGAGGTATCAAGCGAAAATAATAAATTTGTTATATATGTATTCAAATTAGTTGGACTGGACTTAAATAGTATACTTGGGACTTTGAGTGATTTTATAGTTAGAAAAGCAGCCCATTTTACTGAATATTTTATCTTGTATATTCTGTTATACAGGGCTATAAATACAAAGAAAAATGGGGACTTTAAAGTGTTTACTTTGAGCCTACTAATGGTGTTTTTGTATGCATGCTCCGATGAGTTCCATCAAGCTTTTGTTCCAGGCAGAGGGCCTGCTTTTAGAGATGTGTTAGTAGATACTTGCGGAGGGCTTACAGCATTCCTGACTATATATATTTGTGTCACATTAAAAAAAAGACCTGCTCCCAAAATAAAGTCCTGA
- a CDS encoding glucosaminidase domain-containing protein, whose amino-acid sequence MSMKNNLTNWKLLLFTIIYSVVCIVFIKNYTGCSPTTFKDFEKENSKIIVILPTYETTLSNKFPYATAIPPKDKKSPTLSRGYIEPLYKNSSKNMESYNYEDDLYALNESDLLESYYAKKASIISINIIPKENPVVNAHLPDYLMYKNVNITNLKEFLKSKNSLLVEEPYFSTILSVSKDFNLNPLVMFAIAGQEQSFVPKDDENAYKIANNPFNVFYSWKRYNTSIQDSASIAARTLVNLCKNKPTNTDAFTWVNRKYSEDKNWSKAVRSIFNQLQDNVSYWK is encoded by the coding sequence ATGAGTATGAAAAATAATCTTACTAATTGGAAACTTCTATTGTTTACAATTATTTATAGTGTGGTTTGCATAGTATTTATTAAAAATTATACAGGCTGTAGCCCTACAACTTTTAAAGATTTTGAAAAAGAAAATTCCAAAATCATTGTTATTCTCCCTACCTATGAAACAACACTATCAAATAAGTTTCCTTATGCCACGGCCATACCACCAAAGGATAAGAAATCTCCTACATTAAGTCGTGGTTACATTGAACCTCTATATAAGAATTCATCAAAAAATATGGAATCCTATAATTATGAAGATGATCTTTATGCTTTAAATGAATCTGATCTTCTTGAAAGCTATTATGCAAAAAAGGCTAGCATTATCTCAATCAATATTATCCCTAAGGAAAATCCAGTTGTTAATGCTCATCTTCCAGATTATTTAATGTACAAGAATGTTAATATAACAAATTTAAAAGAATTTTTAAAATCCAAGAACTCTCTTTTAGTTGAAGAGCCTTATTTTTCAACAATATTATCTGTGAGCAAAGATTTCAATCTAAATCCACTTGTTATGTTTGCAATTGCTGGGCAAGAACAATCCTTTGTGCCCAAAGATGATGAAAATGCCTATAAAATTGCTAACAATCCCTTTAATGTATTCTATAGTTGGAAAAGATATAATACTAGTATCCAAGATTCTGCAAGCATTGCTGCAAGAACCTTAGTGAATTTGTGTAAAAATAAACCTACTAATACAGATGCATTTACCTGGGTTAATCGAAAATACTCTGAAGATAAAAATTGGTCAAAAGCTGTTCGATCTATATTCAATCAACTTCAAGATAATGTTTCTTATTGGAAATAA
- a CDS encoding pyridoxal-phosphate-dependent aminotransferase family protein: MKVSQIMTPGPTEVRENVRMARALATTNPDLDLQFYEFYKQTCEKIGGFLNTNNQVRILSGEGILGLEAACASLTETNDRVLVIDNGIFGEGFADFVKMYGGEVVFFKGDRKSKIDVIELEKFLEKDHDFKYATVVHCDTPSGVLNDIDKICPLLKRKGILTVVDSVAAMGGEDIRVDEWKIDITLGASQKCVSAPAGLTLISISEDAFKLMQQRKRPIASYYCNLLVWKDYYENKWFPYTPPISDIVGLRQAIDNILEDKEVIQRHNSIGKATRKAIMEAGLNLYIEDGYSNTVTVIEIPKGIDDKELLKHMHDEFNVFIAGSFGYLQGKVIRIGHMGENAKKDKMAYTLLALQNTLKALGFQCKKDMVQVFLNEI; the protein is encoded by the coding sequence ATGAAAGTGTCTCAAATAATGACTCCAGGACCTACGGAGGTAAGAGAAAACGTAAGAATGGCCAGAGCTCTAGCTACAACTAATCCAGATTTAGATTTACAGTTTTATGAGTTTTACAAACAAACTTGTGAGAAAATAGGTGGATTTCTAAACACTAATAATCAAGTTAGAATACTGAGTGGTGAGGGGATTTTAGGCCTTGAAGCAGCATGCGCATCATTGACTGAAACTAATGATAGGGTACTCGTAATTGATAACGGAATATTTGGAGAAGGGTTTGCTGATTTTGTCAAGATGTACGGTGGAGAAGTAGTATTTTTTAAAGGGGATAGGAAAAGTAAGATAGATGTAATAGAACTTGAGAAATTTTTAGAAAAAGATCATGATTTTAAATATGCCACTGTAGTGCATTGTGATACTCCTTCAGGGGTTTTGAATGACATTGATAAAATATGCCCATTACTTAAGAGAAAGGGTATACTAACTGTAGTAGATAGTGTAGCTGCCATGGGTGGAGAAGACATAAGGGTAGATGAATGGAAAATAGATATAACACTCGGTGCCTCTCAGAAGTGTGTTTCGGCTCCAGCAGGGCTAACTCTTATAAGTATAAGTGAGGATGCATTTAAACTAATGCAGCAGAGAAAAAGGCCTATAGCTTCTTACTATTGCAATTTGCTTGTATGGAAGGATTATTACGAAAATAAATGGTTTCCATATACACCACCAATAAGTGATATTGTTGGACTAAGGCAAGCTATTGATAATATATTGGAAGATAAAGAGGTAATTCAAAGACATAATTCTATTGGTAAAGCTACAAGAAAAGCTATAATGGAAGCAGGCCTTAATTTATACATTGAAGATGGATATTCTAATACTGTAACAGTTATAGAAATACCTAAAGGCATAGACGATAAAGAATTATTAAAACATATGCATGATGAATTCAATGTATTTATAGCGGGCTCCTTCGGTTATTTACAAGGGAAAGTAATAAGAATAGGGCATATGGGTGAAAATGCGAAAAAGGATAAAATGGCCTATACTCTATTAGCATTACAAAACACATTAAAGGCGCTTGGCTTTCAATGTAAAAAAGACATGGTTCAGGTTTTTTTAAATGAGATATAA